CAAAAACCTGAAACTGAAAAGACATCAATTATTAACAATGTCAAATACAAGAGAACTGCTATAAAGGTGCTTAGGATGCTTAGACAACTATATGAGACTGGATTTGCAAGCTTTGCTTAATTTAAAAAAGGAGGCAAGTATGGCTAAAAAGCAGCAATCTAAACCTCAAACAAATAAAATAACTCTCAATGCCAGAGATATTGGAAATTCCCTTCTTGATGATTTCTGCCCTCGGTGCTTCTGGATTACTAAAAAGTTTCCGCTTAAAGATAAACATCCATTTTCTTTGCCCTTTTCAGGTTTGCCTAATATAGTTGATTCTTACATTAAAAGAGTAGTTAGATACTATGTACAAAAACTAAATTTTTTACCAAGTTGGTTATTAAATCAATTAAAAGATTATTATCTCGAGCTTGATTTTGAAAATGTTAGGCTATTCAAACAAAGTAGTTTCCAGGTTACTCTTTTTGATGGGGCATGTGTGTTAAGTGGACAAGCTGACGAAATACTTGAATTCCCTGATGGCTCATTGTTTATTATTGACTATAAAGCATCAAGCCTAACTGAAAATCAACTTAAGATAAGACCTCTTTATGAGGCACAACTTAACGCTTATGCCTACTTAGCTAACAAAAAGTTGGGAAAGCCTGTTGTAGGCTTAGCTTTAGTATACTTTGACCCAGAGTATAAAGACCTTAATGATGAGGTCATGCTACACCGAACTAAAGAGAAATTCCTCTTTGGCTTTAATCCAACTGTTGTGCCAGTAAAGCTAATGGACCCTGAGTGGGTAGAAGAACTATGTCAAACTCTTTTTGAAATTCTTTCCTTAGATACACCACCTGAAGGAAGGGCAAACTGCGAAGGTTGTAATTTACTACAGGACTGGTTAAATAAAATCAGTAGTTATATTGGTTTGATATAAAATTAACCTAAAGGGGGAAGGAATGAAAGAAATTCAATATACAGGTGTTTGGTGGCTTCCTGAAGCTCCAGATAACAAAGTTTCAGGCAGTTTAAGTATTGTTTATGGAGATGGAATATTTTTAACATTAAGTGAAAGCTTTAATAAAGATAATGATACCGATAACGAATTAAAAGCTTTCAATCCTACAATTATTCTTGGAAAATCAATAAATAATACAGAAATTACTCTGTATAATTGTTATGAAATTGTCCCTTATTTAGACTCTATAGGAATGCCAACTAAATTATATTGTGAAACTGCTTTTATCGGAGTGCATTTTCCTAAAGAAGAAGATATTAAATTTATAGATCTTACTTTTAAATGCACTTATTTAGATGATTGGTTAAAGATCGCTGCCGTTGAATTAGAAGATGTTTCTAAAGATGAAACTATTGTAAAGTTTAAAAATCCCAAACCTATAAAAGTTAACATTGATGATTTTACGATAGTTTTTAAAAGTAAGTTTCAATTAGGAGGCTTATTTGAGGCAAAAGAAGATCAATTTTTAAATATAGAGGAGATCAAGGTTTATCCAAAAAAATCTATTATAATTAGACCTTCTAATGAAAGACATTTTACTGATTTTTTGAAAATGATAAGTCATTTATTAAGGTTTATAAGCTTAGGATTAAATTATCCAGTTTATTTGCAAGAAATAAAAGGTATTAGCGAAGTTAAAAGGGAAAAGGTTGGAAAGAAAACATATAGAATTGATCCAATTCAAATTTTTCATAATGTTGCAAAATTTCATCAGGAATTTATAAGTCTTAATGAGGTTGATTTTTTATTTACCTGTAAAGATATAAAAGATAGTTTGGAAAAAATTCTTCAAAATTGGTTTAAGAATTCGAAACTATTTGAAAGGGTATACAATGCTTATTTTGAAATGTTTTACAATAAACAAGTATCTTTAGAACATAAATTTTTAGGTTTAATCAAAGCTTTGGAAATATATCATGATTATAAGAGAAAAGTTAATGATTCAAATAGTTTTAATGTATTGTCGGAAGATAAATGGAATAAGGTTAAAAACGAAATAGTGAAGTTAATTAATAACATGCTATCTAAAAATGAGGCAAATATTTTAATAACAAATTTAGATTGTCTTAATAGATTTGCTTTACAAGAAAAATTAAAATATCTCTTAAATAATTGCTTAGGAAAACATTCAAAAGAACTTAATGAGGTTATCGATGAATTTATTACAGATGAAAACGAATTTATTAAGAAAGTCGTAATGATAGGAAACATGCTAAGTGATTCTGCAAATGAGAATATCTTATATGATAAACCTATAAAAAAGAACGAACTTGCAAATGTAGTTTTAAACTTAAAAAGATTATTAGAAATTTGTATACTAAGAGATTTGGGTTTCTCATTTGATATGATCAAAAATATTTATTCTAAAAGATCTGTTAAGAATTTAAAACGTCAATTAAAAGAAATGGAAGCCGAGTTAATGAATGATCCAAACATGTTTCGTAAAAGTTAATGTTAATTAATTTAAAAGTAATAACTTAAAAAACATCTTACCGAAATTCTCTTGGTAATAAAAATAAAAGTTGAAATTACAAAAGGATAGATCAACTCATTCATATTTTGATGAGTTTATACAAATAAAGCAAGTAAGAGAATTTCTAAACTTAATTTTTGAATATAACTATGCCATAGTTGGTGGATTGGCAGTGTCTTTTTGGATCCCCGAGAGAAAACCAACTCCAGGAGAGCTTGATGTTTTGCTTGATGAAGACCATATAAACGATTTTATTTTTGTTCTCGAAAGTCAAAATTATACAATAGAAGGATGGAAAGAAATTGATTTAACCAATGTGGCCGTAAGAAAAGAGAATTTTCAATTTGATATTCTACTTGCCCAAGATAATTGGTTAAAAGAAATGCTGTATTTCAGTATAAAAATAAAAGCCAAAAAGGTTAAAGTTCTTCATCCAAAATGGTTAATTAAAATGAAACTTTTAGCCATGAGAGAAAAAGATTTAAAGGATATCGAGATGTTAGAGTATTTCTTAAAAAAGAGAGAGCTATAAAAAAACGAGTAATATGTATGACATGCTGAAAGAATGTAGCTATATACGCTCTTTTTAGATGATAGCATGTGGGTCATAACGGAATACCTCTTTGAATAGCCTCGTTAATTTTTTTTCATCATCTCTCCAATTCGACAACCAATGAATGGTGCATAAATTTCCTTTCCCCTAAACACCTCTTTTACTATATCTACATAACATTTCCCGCCCAAAACTACAATTCTATCAAACTTATCTAATCTTTTTTCTACTACTTGCTTAGAAAGTTCCTCTATAGATATATTTTGTGATCTATTTTTACAAAAGGTCGCATTATAATTACCTGGAACAATCTCATCAGGAAACAAAAATCCATGTTTTGCAGATAAAATGCACCAAGATGTTGAATAAAATTTTTCTGCATATTCTCTACACTTTTTAGCAAACGGTCCTATATACACATCTCTCGCCTTAGTAGAATCTGCATCTGGTTTTGGTAATTGTTCATTTTATTCCACCAAGCACATTATATAACATTCATCTAAGTTAGCCCTAAAATTATATCTGAATTTTTAAGAACTAAAAAAATTTTTTATAAAAAATTAAGATTTAAGGGGGTTTAAAGAAAGTAAAAAATTTAAGTATAGTGATAAGAATTATCTATGATTTAATTGATGAAAGATCGGTAGTACCTCATTAATTGTGTTAAGACTTGAAAAATGAGAAAGGGAATGGTAGCTTCCCAAAAGACAGAGAATCTAAAACTACTGGAAAGGAATTACTATAAAAAAATAAGAAGTTAAACTCAAGAAGGTTAAACGAATTCAATGAGATTGAATTGGGAACTATCATACTTTATAGAGAAGTTTTTACACAAAAAAAACATCTGTTTTTAAAAACCTTATCTAAATACTTGAATACTTGAAAAATCTTTATAAAGAATTAAAATACTAAAAGTGAAGTAATACTTTAATAGAGGTAAAGAATGATTAAAAATCTTACAAGTTCCTCGATTCTTACTAAAAAGTTTCAAATTACTTTACCTAAAAAAATAAGACAAATTCTTGGTGTAAAATCTGGGGAAAGGATAGGCTTTATAGTTGAAGGCAATGAAGTAAAAATTGTTCCTTTAAAATCAAAACTTGAAGAAAATTTTGGAAAGGTGAAAGCGCTTAAAAAGCCAGAAAATTTCAAAGAAATAAGAGATTTTGTGGAAAACGAAATGGCAAAAAATGTGATAGAGAAACTTAAATGAGAAAATTTTTAGACACTAACATATTTCTCCGTTATCTTACAAAAGACGATGAAGAAAAAGCTTATAAGGTTTTAGACTTATTAAAGAAAATAGAAAGAGGGGAAGAAAAAGCAATCACAAGCCCATTAGTGATATTTGAATTAATCTTTACTCTTCAAAAGTATTATAAACTTTTAAGAGAGGAAATAAGAGATTTAGTTTTGCCTCTAATTAATTTGAGAGGGTTGAAAATACCTTATAAAGCTGTTTTTGAAAAAGCTTTAGAAACATTTCCTAATACAAATGTTTCTTTTGCAGATCTTTTTAATTATTTTTTTATGTTAGAACATGAAGTAAAAGAAATTTATTCATATGATGAAGATTTTAACAAGCTTCCAGAAATAAAAAGATTAGTTCCTTAATAAATTGCTACTGAAAATTGATATCTTAATTAAATCTTCACTCCAAACCAAGCCCAAACTAGTCTCAACCATTATTTAGGCTTTTTCAACCCTTTCAAACAGTAATGTCCCATTAATTATGTAAAGATTTGAGTTTCAAAAGGATCCGCTATAAGGCTTGTAGAATTTGGGGCTTTTAAGGTAGTAAGGAGGGCAGAAAGGGCAGGAAGAAATCCAAGGACAGGAGGACCATTAAAAATACCTGAAAAGAGGGTAGTAAAGTTTAGGGCTGGGAAAAAGCTAAGCGAGATAGTATCAAAGAGTTAATCAGCTTGAAAGGAACGAGATTGAATTGGGGACCTACCATGCCCTTTCCAGAGAAATTTTTACATAATAAAAGAGACACTATGATAACAGGTAGTGTCTTATTAATTGTGTAAAGACTTAAAAAGTTAAAAAAAGCATAATTAAACTCAAGGAAGTTTAAGATGATTTAATGAAATTGAATTGGAGAACCATCATCTTCTTTCCGGAGAAGGTTTACACAATAAAAGGGACACTATAAATTAGGATGTTCAAGATTAACACTTTCTCCCCTCTTGTTAAAATTTAAATTTTAGTTATCAATTAATCTAATGGATAAAACTTTAAAAATGGGAAGGAAGGTTACACCATATAAGCTATTTTTTAAGCTTAATTCTGGAGATTATAAACACCTTGCCATAGTCCCTAATCGGATTTTAAGAAAATTCGACGAGATTGCAGGAGGTTGTTTAGGTAGTCACATCTCGCGAAAAATTAGGCCTTGCATTTTCTGGAAATCCAAAGAAAATAGCAAGGAATGTTATAAAATTGTCTTCTTAACCACTTCGCGATTTACTCCTATAGCTGTTGATTTAAATAATTGTGTTAGCTTAGAGAAAAATTGTCCATATTTTAAATTTTCTCCCAAATCTTATGTAATTTTTTCTTCACCTGAGAATCCTGTTTGTTTAATCCTTAAATCTCCAGAAGAGCAACTTGAAGGTGTTATACATTGTGGTGTATGCCGAGATTTAGAATTTTTAGATAAACTTTAGTTTTTTAAGAAATGTACGATTACAAACCTAATATTGAAAGGATAATAAGAAATGAAATTACTTCTGAAGAATATCAAAAATTTTTAAATATTCTTAAACGGATATTCAGGCAAGCTTTTAAAGTTTATTTTACTTTGGACATCGAAAAACTTTTTCATAAGTTCTACGGACCGGACTATCTTGAAGTCTTAACTTCAGAACTGATTTTTAGAATTGTCTCTAAGAAGGATAGTTTTCTTAAGTTGCCTTATATAAATGAAAGATATCTTCTATCTACTGCAATAAACATAATTTATTTTCATCTTTCTTCAGGATTCAAAGTTGTGGAAAGAGAAGTAAATTTTGACGATTTAAACTTAGCTCAAGAAGAGAATAAAGAGCAAAAATTCAGTGTTGAAAGTTTGCTTCCCCCAGTATTTGTGAATTTTCTTGAAGATAGTGCCTTGAGTCATCTTGTTATGAGCTTAAAGAAAAGATTAACCAAAAAAGAATTAGAAACGCTTTGTTGGTACATATACAAAGCCTACAAACAAAATCCAAAAGATGTTAAAGCAAGTGCAGACGCTATATACAAAAGGTGGGAAAGGCTTAAACCAAAGCTTAAGAAAATATTAGGAGAGGAAGTTTTTGAAGGTACCTCTGCTGATAAATTATTTTATGTTATTATGTCAGAAATCTGCAAAAAGCTTGATTTGTTTAAAAGTAGGAAATAAATTTTATTGGCGAAAGGGACTTTTAATTAGACACCAGACTAAATAATGAAGAAACCAGATAGAATTAAAAAGCAATGGGAATTATATCAATTTTTGAGAGGAAAAGAACTTGTAATATTCCCGGTCTCTCAAAAAATCCCTCCTAAGGTGAATGAGTTGCGTGAGCTTTGCACTTTTCCTTCCATTTATTTTGTTCTGGCTGAAGAGATTTCTTTTTACCAAGAAAGACTTTTCAAGGCTATTGTCTTGACAGAAGAGATCATTCTTGGTTGGCTAAATCCTAAAACCCCTATCCTAAAACTTCATAATTTCAAAACATTATTAGTTGCGCTGCCTTTTTGGGTATATTTGGACGAAAAATTTTTACTTACCTATACTTTTAAACGAGGGATCCTAAACGAAGAAGACATCCACCGTCTTGAAGACTACGCCGAGTGCGCCAAGATCCCTCAGGACATTCGCGGCGAATACATCCGCTTTCTGATGAAGCTTCTTGCCCCTTACAATACAGAATCTATCTTGACTTATCTTGAAAAGCTTGAAGAGTATCAATTTGCTCCTTCAGTTTTTACCATCCCAGATGACCTAAAAACCTATTATGAAAATTCTCATTTCGCCTATGCTAAGGCAGCTTCTTCAAAAAATGTGCATAAAGGCAAAAACTTCTTCGCCATAGTTGAAAAAATCCCTGAGGTTGGACCAAAGCTCACCCTCTATCTTCCACAAGATTACTTAGGACAGAAAGTAACCATAAAAGTTGAAAACAATATTCTATTTGAGGGTACATTAGAAACAATCAAGCTTGAATTTACAAACCTTCCTGAACTTGCAGATTATACCTCTTGGTTGGAGGCAATAAATGTCGAGATTTCCGTTTGAAGAATTTGACGAGAATCATCTACTTAATTTCCTTGAGCAAGGTTTACTTGATGAACATATTGAAGAGCTCTTAATGAGGTGGAGTTTATTTTCTCCAAAAATTCAGTTTAGTCTTATTAATTATATTCGCGAAAGGTTGAAAGATAGTTTTAGCCCCAAGCTTTTAGTAAAGCATTTAAAGATTAAGCCTATTGAAGATGCCGAGCAGATTGTTAAAGGGAAAGGTAAACATTTTGAAATAATCGTTGTAGATAAAGACCAATCGGATTTTGCTAAAGGATTAGTAATACCTGATACTTCTAAAATCATAACCAATTTACCTGAGCTTAAAAATTCTTTAACTATTATTAAGAAGTTTTTAAACAAAAACTTTGCTGTATTCTTTGATTCCTACATCTCTGGAAAAAGTTTTATGCTTCCTCTTGCCTGTGCGTTAAGCATCGAAAGAATACCTGAAGATTTAAGATTTACAGGAGCCCTAAATATTAAAGGAGATGTTTTAGAGGTTGAACATCTAAAAGAAAAAATAGAGTTTGCTAAATCTCACGGTTTAAGGCTTATAACTCCTCTTCAGGTAAAGCGTTTTAATACTATTAAAGCTTATTTAGAAAAAGATAAATGGGACATACCCTTTTACATCACGACCGCAGGATATGAGGAATTTTTAAACTTTCTAAAAGACTTCATTGGAGAAAAAACTTTTGAAGAATTCGAGATCATTAAAGGGCTTGAGTTATTCTATGGCTTGCAAGAAGACACTTTTTATCAGGTAACTGGACAATTAAAGACTGAGGAAGATTGGAAGAAAGTTTGTCAAGACTTTTATACTCGTTATTATAAAATTGTTACTACTCTCCCTGGGAATAAGATTTTTCACATAGGCATAAGAGGTGCTGTGGCTTTAAGCTTTGCTCTTGGAGTGCTTTATTCTCACTTCTATCCTTTCGTCTTTTACCACTATCAAGCTAAGGAGTGGGAGACAAAATACCATACCATTCCCATAGATGAACCGAGATACCTGAAAGAAAGAAAATCTCAGTATAATTATATTAATACGCTCTTTGAACATAATGGAGAAGACTTAGCGATGGTGCTTAACTTTGGACATCACGAAGCGGTTGCAGATGTAAAATCCTATGCCTTTTCCCATCTCAATAATCCTTCTTTTTTAGTTTTAGAGGCTAAAGAAAAAGGGAATGTCCCCATTGAGAGCTTTTCTGAGGTTGCCAAAGAATGTGCTAGTGCTATCCAAGATATTCGTTCTCAATTTTCAATGAAGACCTATCACTTCTTCTTTTCTTGCCCGGTTCCTATTGCCTTCATGGTAGGCTTAGCCTTTGGTCATTATGTTGACGGCTGGATCTACAATTTCCAAAAAGAAGGCTCTTCCTATCAACCAGTCTTAGAATTCAAATTTTTAAGAAAAATTAGGGAAGAAGCTGTCAGGAATTAGAAAAAAGTAATGTTTAAAAATAATAAATTAAAGTAGTAAAGAGAGGGATGTATGGAAGAAAATAAAAAGGAAGTTAGAAATTTACTTGCTATTGGTGCTCTTTTTCATGATATTGGTAAAGTAATAATAAGAGCACTTTGGGGTGAAACTGAACAGTATTTTAAACAAATTGAAAAAGAAAAACATTATAAAGAACAATTTAAATATGCTCATGCCTATTCAACTTATGAATTTTTAAAAAATATTGTTGATAATCCAGTTATTCTTGCATCAAGCTATCATCATAATCCAGATGGTGCTGAAAAAGAGTTTAAACTTTATGCCAAAATTTATCAACTCGCTGATTATTATTCAAGTTCAGAAAGAAGTGAAAAAGAAAAAATAGAAAAAGAAAATTTATTAAGAGTGATTTTTCAAAATATTAAAGTTCCAAAAATTGAATCGAAAAGTCAAGAAAATTTTTCAGAACAAGAGTACTTTTACAATCTTCAACCTTTACAAATAAATAATGAAGTAATTTTCCCAATAAAAAAAGAAGATCTTATAAGTTTTGATGAAATTACTGCATATAAAAATTTATGGCAGGGATTTCAAAATGAATTTAATATCTTAAAAAATGCTTATATAAAAGAGAAAAAATTAAATTCTTCAGAAAAATTTCTTACAGCTTTATATTATTTAATTTACAAATATTTTTGGTGCGTTCCTGCTTCAACTTATGATCCAGAAAGAAAAGAAAGGCACTACCCAGATATTTCTCTTTTTGATCACTTAAGAGTTTGTTCAGCCTTTTCTACTTCTCTTTATACAGACTATAACTTAAATATTATTAAAAATGGAGATAAACCAGAAACAGAAATAAAATTAATATTTTTGAAAGGGGATATAAGTGGAATTCAAAAATTTCTTTATGGAATAACAAATATTAAAGGTGTTGCAAAGAGATTAAGAGGAAGAAGTTCTTTTTTAGCTCTTCTTCCTGATTTAGTAGCCAAAGCACTCCTTGACAAATTTGGTTACCCCTTTGTTAACATTCTTTATTCAGGAGGTGGTCATTTTGAAATTGTTTTAGGTTATGAGGAAGGGATAGAAAAAGAATTAGATAAATTTTCAAAAGAAGTAGAAGAGATTTTATTTAAAAATTTTTATGGAGCTCTGGGATTAGCTTTAGGTTATACCGAGATTACTTTATCTGAGTTAAGGAATAAAGAAATTTATAGAAATAAAATAATGAAAAACATTTATAGAGTTCTTGAGAAAAACAAAAAACAGAAATTTAAAGGCGTATTAATTAATTATTCTATAGATCAACTTTTAGATATAATAAATCAAGAATTTAAGGATATAGAAAAAAATTATACAGTTTGCTCATCCTGTCAGGTAGTTATAACAGAAGAAAAGGGAGAGGAAGAAAAAAATATATGTAAGTGGTGTGAAACTTTTAAAGAAGTAGGAGAAATTATTCCCAAAGCAAAATATTTAATTTTTTCTAAAGAAAAATTAAATAATCTACCAGGATTTCACATTGATAGAATAGGCGGAGTTTACTTTTTAGAAAATTTATCAAAAGTTTCTATTCAGATTAAAGAAAATAATGAGATATACCTTCTTAATGATACTAATTTTCTAAAGAAAGATAGATGTGATGGATTCAAATTAATAGCCCAAATAGTTCCTCAAACAAATTCCGAAGTTATGACTTTTGAAGAATTAGTTGAGTTTGCAAAGGGAGACAAGAAACTTGCTTTTGCAAGGGGTGATGTAGATAATCTTGGGCTTATTTTTATGCAAGGGTTAGGAGAAGATTATAGCATTTCAAGGATAGCAGCCTTAAGTAGAAGTTTGGATTTGTATTTTTCTGGCTATTTTAATTATCTTTTTAATTTAGAAGAATTTAAAAATAAAATTTATGTTTTATATGCAGGTGGTGATGACTTTTTCATAATTGGTCCTTGGGATATAGTTTTTGAAGCCTTAGAAAGAATAAGAGAGGATTTTAAAAAATATACATGCAAAAACAAGGATATAGATCTTTCAAGCGGAGTTTTTGTAGGGCGTGATTCTTATCCTGTAAGATTTGCTGGTGAGTTAGCAGGAAGTGAAGAAGATAAAGCAAAGGAAATCAAGTCAACAATTAGAGTTTTAAGTGAAAGTTTAAAGTGGGAAGAATATGAAAAAGCAATTGAAGAAGCAGAAGGCATAGTTAATCTTGTAAATAATAAAAAAATAGGGCGGTCTTTATTTTATAAATTTTATCAATTATTAAAGTCTTTTAGGGATAATAAAAATAATATTTCTCCTAAATTTTATCCTCAATTTTATTACTATTTATATAGAAATGTTAAAGATAAAGATGATAGAGAGCAAGTAATAAATTTCTTTCTTGATTCAAAAAATGATTATCAAGTAAAGAAAGATGCTTTATTTAAAGCTAAATATGTAATAATGAAAACAAGAGAATAAAGTGAAGGGGGTATAAAATATGTCTAATGGGCAAAATAGAGATCAAATTACTAAAAAATTAACAGACGAAATTAAGAAAAAGAGTGGACTTTGTTATTTTAGTCTATATGAATTACTAAAACCGAATGGTTATGCACAACAGGTAGTTAAGGAAAATGAACTTACCAGGGTTCAGTTAAGAAAAGTATTTTCTGAATTTAAATACGTATATGATGAATACAAAAAAAATAAAAATAAAGAGAAAGCCAAAATTCATTTATACAAACTTTATCCTCTTCTTCAATATCAAGTAAATAGAAGATTAATTAAGGAAAATTTCAAAAATTTAATATGGGCTATTTTAGACACTTTAGTAGGCAATGACGAAAAATTTGATGAGAATTTAGAATTTTCATATGAATTTTTAAAAGCTTTAGTAGCGTATATTCCGAGAGAGTAGCATGTATTCCGAAAGAACATTAAAAAGAGGAGGTGAAAATATGTTTAATTATAAAGGTTCATTTATTATAGAATATACTTTAAAAGCTTTAACCGGTCTTAGAATAGGAGGTTCAAAGGAACAGTTCGAAATAGGAGGACTTGATAATCCAGTTATTAAAGTTGAAGTTGAGATCCCAGATTATGATGGAAATGGTAATACATTGCCTCAAGGAGCTCCTTATATCCCTGGCTCAAGCTTAAAAGGAAAGATGAGAAGTTTACTTGAATGGTTAAATGGGAATGTAGAGAAAATGATAAAGAAAGTAAAGGATGATAAAAATATAAAAGATGAAAAAAAAGTTGATAAAGCAGGAGGAGCTTGTACTTGTGGAGAATGTGAGATTTGTAAGATATTTGGAACTGGAGATGCAGAAAGAGTGAAAGAATTAGCAGAAAAAGGAATAGATTTTATTCCTGGTCCGCCCCGTCTTAGAGTTTTTGATGCTTATCCAACTTATGAGACCTTAAAACGTTTAAAAGATGCTCTTGGTGAAAATATTTTTACAGAAATTAAAACTGAAAATCAGATCAATCGTTTAACTTCTAAATCAAATCCAAGAAAGGTAGAAAGGGTTCCAGCTGGGGCTGAATTTAAAGGAACTATGGTTTTTGATGTGTATAAAGATGAAGATAAAGACCTTTTGAAAGTTGTTTTTCAAGGAATGAAATGTCTTGAAGATCACTATCTTGGTGGATATGGATCAAGAGGTTCAGGAAAAGTAAAATTTAAAGATATTACCCTTATATGGAGACCAAAAGAATATTATCTTGGTGAAGAAGAAAAAGAAAGAAAACTTTTTGAAAATAATCAGCTCAACGAAATTTTAAAAAATTTATCAGAAAAACTAAATACACTTTAAAATTGGAGGTATTAAAGTTGAAACTTTATGAATTTACTTTTAAAGGATTATCATATTTTACTTCTGAAATAAAAAGTTATACAATTTTTGGTGCTTTATGTTGGGGATATAGAAATTTTTTTGGCGAAAAAAAGCTTTTAGACCTTCTTGAATGTTTTAATTCAAATCCTCCCTTTTTAATCTCTTCTTGCATTTTTAAAAAGGGAAATATCAGATATTTTCCTTGTCCTCAAATAGAGGAGGCTTTTCCTGAACCAAAAGATATAGAAGAATATAAAAAACAAAAAGAAATTAAGAAAAAACTAAATTATATTCCTGAAGATATCTTTATAGAATTTTTAGAGGGGAAAATTAAAACAAAATGGAAATTAGGTCAAAAAATTGAAGAATGTAAAGGTTTTGAGACTATATCAATTCATAGGACAATAAAACTTCATAATTCAATAAATCGTTTAACTTGGACAACAGTAGGTGGTCAGTTATATAATGTTTTTTCATACTTTTACCCAGAGTTTTCATTTTTTATTTGTTTATTTGATGAAAATTTATTAGATGAAATTAAAGCTGTGTTTAAATATATATCCTTTGGAGGTAATAAATCTACTGGTTATGGAAGAGTTAAATTGATAAAGGTTGATAGAGTAGAAAAATTTGAAAAATATTTAAATCAGTTTACTCAAAAGTTTTATACACTTTCTTCAACCCTTCCAGATTCTTCTTTTGATTATGATAATAGTTATTATCAAATAGAAATCTTTTGTGGAAAGGTTGAAAATTTTTATGATAGATTAGTTGCTCCGATATTAAAAAGAAAGGTATTATATCTCCAACCTGGTTCCATTTTAACTATAAAAGATGGTAATAAAAAAAATTTTTATGGTAATTTAATAAATGTTCTTTCTTCAAGATCTCTTATTGATCCTTCAAAGGAAGTGAAAATTTATCAGTATGGTTATGCCTTTCCATTTTATATAAAAGAATAATGGAGGATAAGATGGAACTTATAACTC
The window above is part of the Thermodesulfobacterium geofontis OPF15 genome. Proteins encoded here:
- a CDS encoding SAVED domain-containing protein, which gives rise to MSRFPFEEFDENHLLNFLEQGLLDEHIEELLMRWSLFSPKIQFSLINYIRERLKDSFSPKLLVKHLKIKPIEDAEQIVKGKGKHFEIIVVDKDQSDFAKGLVIPDTSKIITNLPELKNSLTIIKKFLNKNFAVFFDSYISGKSFMLPLACALSIERIPEDLRFTGALNIKGDVLEVEHLKEKIEFAKSHGLRLITPLQVKRFNTIKAYLEKDKWDIPFYITTAGYEEFLNFLKDFIGEKTFEEFEIIKGLELFYGLQEDTFYQVTGQLKTEEDWKKVCQDFYTRYYKIVTTLPGNKIFHIGIRGAVALSFALGVLYSHFYPFVFYHYQAKEWETKYHTIPIDEPRYLKERKSQYNYINTLFEHNGEDLAMVLNFGHHEAVADVKSYAFSHLNNPSFLVLEAKEKGNVPIESFSEVAKECASAIQDIRSQFSMKTYHFFFSCPVPIAFMVGLAFGHYVDGWIYNFQKEGSSYQPVLEFKFLRKIREEAVRN
- a CDS encoding PIN domain-containing protein, with translation MRKFLDTNIFLRYLTKDDEEKAYKVLDLLKKIERGEEKAITSPLVIFELIFTLQKYYKLLREEIRDLVLPLINLRGLKIPYKAVFEKALETFPNTNVSFADLFNYFFMLEHEVKEIYSYDEDFNKLPEIKRLVP
- a CDS encoding DUF6884 domain-containing protein, whose product is MYIGPFAKKCREYAEKFYSTSWCILSAKHGFLFPDEIVPGNYNATFCKNRSQNISIEELSKQVVEKRLDKFDRIVVLGGKCYVDIVKEVFRGKEIYAPFIGCRIGEMMKKN
- a CDS encoding PD-(D/E)XK nuclease family protein, whose product is MAKKQQSKPQTNKITLNARDIGNSLLDDFCPRCFWITKKFPLKDKHPFSLPFSGLPNIVDSYIKRVVRYYVQKLNFLPSWLLNQLKDYYLELDFENVRLFKQSSFQVTLFDGACVLSGQADEILEFPDGSLFIIDYKASSLTENQLKIRPLYEAQLNAYAYLANKKLGKPVVGLALVYFDPEYKDLNDEVMLHRTKEKFLFGFNPTVVPVKLMDPEWVEELCQTLFEILSLDTPPEGRANCEGCNLLQDWLNKISSYIGLI
- a CDS encoding AbrB/MazE/SpoVT family DNA-binding domain-containing protein; this encodes MIKNLTSSSILTKKFQITLPKKIRQILGVKSGERIGFIVEGNEVKIVPLKSKLEENFGKVKALKKPENFKEIRDFVENEMAKNVIEKLK
- a CDS encoding ApeA N-terminal domain 1-containing protein, coding for MKEIQYTGVWWLPEAPDNKVSGSLSIVYGDGIFLTLSESFNKDNDTDNELKAFNPTIILGKSINNTEITLYNCYEIVPYLDSIGMPTKLYCETAFIGVHFPKEEDIKFIDLTFKCTYLDDWLKIAAVELEDVSKDETIVKFKNPKPIKVNIDDFTIVFKSKFQLGGLFEAKEDQFLNIEEIKVYPKKSIIIRPSNERHFTDFLKMISHLLRFISLGLNYPVYLQEIKGISEVKREKVGKKTYRIDPIQIFHNVAKFHQEFISLNEVDFLFTCKDIKDSLEKILQNWFKNSKLFERVYNAYFEMFYNKQVSLEHKFLGLIKALEIYHDYKRKVNDSNSFNVLSEDKWNKVKNEIVKLINNMLSKNEANILITNLDCLNRFALQEKLKYLLNNCLGKHSKELNEVIDEFITDENEFIKKVVMIGNMLSDSANENILYDKPIKKNELANVVLNLKRLLEICILRDLGFSFDMIKNIYSKRSVKNLKRQLKEMEAELMNDPNMFRKS